The window CTGAAAGGCTTTTTGCGGCGCAGGACAGAAAGCTTAACAGCCTGGGATTCAGGATTGTTAAGGAAGTCTAATTATTGAATAGTGCCGGCTGGCACAACTTTCATCCTCAACTTGTTATCAAGGCCCTGTTTTTTTAGCTGTAACAAAGCTATACGTTCTGCATGCTTTATTATTTATTTTTGTGAACTACCCATCACTGAAGTAACGGGCTTCCTGCTTCATACCTCGAACTACCGTTCATAAGTCCACAGGCTCTACCCTCTGTTCCAGAGGTGAAGAAAGATCAATTGGTTCTGGTTTCCTTGGCTTGGTTATCGCTTAGGAATTCAGTACAAAGTATAGGACAGAATAGTATTTAGAGGTTAGCAGATAGCGAAAATATGGGACGTTGACGGCATTCATCCCGCCACTAAAGTAACAGGCATTCTGCCTTCGTTTTTCGTAAAATTTTGCATCCTTAACCCCCACCTGTTTTTTCTCAGGCAGGGGCAAAAAAGGAGTTTCAGGTGCTTTCGACAGTTTAGGAGGCGATTTAAGATTTGTGTCTGTCGGGTAGAGACATCTATCTATACTACCAGCTGGTATTTAACACTTTTGTTTACATTATTGTTACTTAATATTAATTGAAGTGATTATTGTCACACCTGTTAGGAAACATGAATTTTCGGGAAAGTTTGCTGTTATATGTTGATAGAATAGTAGAAATAAGTCCAAAAATCGAAAATCGCATAACATTTGAAAAATTATAAATTGGGAAAACAGAGCAGACCCTCGGTGAAACAAAAATCAGTGAAACAAACATATTTGAAAAAAGTTAAGTAGTATCCATTGGTCATCGGTTAAGGTGTAAAACATCTTCCCTGACCGTAATATTATATTAATTATTTGTATATTGTCCCTACTGTGATTGCACAGCCTTCCTCAACGCACGAAAAATCTGATACATTTGAAACCGATCTCCATAAAATGTACCCCACAGTTTGGTTGAAGCAACTTGCTAACAAAACGAAGTTTATAAAGCGTGAACGCAAAATTAAACCAGAGATCATTTTTTGGTCTTTAGCACTTGGTTTTTGTGACAGGTCTCAGCGTACAATTGCAGGTTTTAAGCGTCTATATGAAAAAGAAGCAAATACTTCACTAAGTGATAGTAGCTGATACGATCGTTTTACTCCCGAATTTGTTGAGTTTCTTCATAAGTGTGTGATTCACGGCATTGAAGCATTGGTCATCGGTTAAGGAATTTTCTTGCCTGTATGCTATCGATTATAGAGCAAAAATTAATCTCAAATTTCGAACACCGAAACAAAAATCGATACCTTGTTCCAACTTCAGATCAATATATGTTTTCGATATATGTCGCAGAAATAGAGCAATTTATCATGATTCTCTCTTAACCGAAGACGCATGGAGTTCCTTGTGAAAAAAGCCCTTGAGCTGGAAGCGGTTAACGCAAAGATAATTCCCATCTATCAGGTCTTTGTAGAGAAAAGGGTGGTCTTAAAAGGCAGGATGTATAGGGTACGGGAAAAAACTTACCTGCCCGCCGCACGTCCCTACTGTTGACGAGTTTCTGGAGATTCTTAAAGAGTACAGGTATGCCCTGCTGGTCAAGTTCCAGTCTCCTGCAGTTGCAGATGAAGAGATCACAAAAGCCCCATATAAGACCTGGCTTGACCCGACAGAGCCTGAAGAAACAAGGGAAAAGGCAGGAAAATTCTGGAATGATTATTTTGACTACAGCAAAAAAATACTGTTCTCAATGCTGGAACTTGAAAAGACCGCCTTTAACGAGGGTTTTACCTTTGCAGTTGTATTTGTTAACGGTTCTTGCAGGCTCTGTGAGAAGTGCAACGTGGAAAATGGAACCTGCGTCCACTCAAACATGGCAAGGATCCCGGAACATGCTGTTGGAATCAATATTAAAAAGACGGCGGTAGAAGCAGAAATGCCACTAACATTCCCTATCAAAGGGCAGCCTGAACCGATGTCTATCTTCCTGATCGACTGAAGCCGGGGAAGAAACAATTTTAAACCCAAGTTTGTATAATAACTTATGGTGTTGCATAGTTGACAGGTCCAAAAACTCAGAATCAGTGCCACAGCAGTAGCTCTAAATTCTTTTCTGTGAAAAAGAAGACAGTCATCAGAATTTATCTTATCATAGGCTGGTTGATGATTGCATTAATCATGCTGAATGCAACTGAGGTGGTATCTTATGATGATTTCAAGTACTTCTTCTGGATGGTGCCAGTCTCAACAGCCGTGCTTTATTTACTATATATGAATGGAACGCCCTATAATATACAAAACGAAGAAGAGCTTAAGTCAATCCTTGCTCTCGTCCTTACTTTCTTATGTTTGATGATGGCATTTTTTGCGGCTATTATAATAGAGCACTATTGCCGTTAAAGAACCGGATTTTTTTCGTCCCGTTTTCTTAACTTAAAGATTCCCGCCAAATACGTCGGTTTTGCCGACAGCTTTGAGTATGAATTGTGCGGGCGTCTCTTCGGCAAACCTGTTTATTGTTTTTCAGCCAGTGCAGTGCATGGGCACGACATAATCAGGGTCAATCCTTTTCATTTAATCAATTGTGGGATGAATAATAGGGTCAAAGAATCTCCCTGTCATGTGGAAACCTCGCAGGATTGCATGGACTTAATCTGTTCCGGTTATTTTTTTGCATATTCATGACATGGTGCCCGATTACAGGAATATTAAAGCGGCGTTTCAGAAAGGCATCAGGATGAAGAAAAAGTGGGACTTCTTAATTCTGCTCTTTAGTTAAGAATTTCAAAAGGTCTACAAGCCCGAGAAAATGGTCAGGATGCCCACGGCTAAGGGCAATAGCTTATATTCTGCAAGGATCAGCCTTCAAAAGCTCTGCATTATTAAAAAAGTAGGCTGGAGTAACTGCCGCATCCATCATTTTTGTATTGGTATCTGATAATCTTAATTCCTTTCTTGAAAC is drawn from Methanosarcina lacustris Z-7289 and contains these coding sequences:
- a CDS encoding DUF2284 domain-containing protein, encoding MGYGKKLTCPPHVPTVDEFLEILKEYRYALLVKFQSPAVADEEITKAPYKTWLDPTEPEETREKAGKFWNDYFDYSKKILFSMLELEKTAFNEGFTFAVVFVNGSCRLCEKCNVENGTCVHSNMARIPEHAVGINIKKTAVEAEMPLTFPIKGQPEPMSIFLID